The following are from one region of the Salmo salar chromosome ssa27, Ssal_v3.1, whole genome shotgun sequence genome:
- the cks1 gene encoding Cyclin-dependent kinases regulatory subunit 1 (The RefSeq protein has 1 substitution compared to this genomic sequence), producing MSQKQIYYSDKYDDEKFEYRHVMLPKDIAKRVPKTHLMSGTEWRNLGVQQSQGWIHYMIHQPEPHILLFRRPLPAA from the exons ATGTCTCAGAAGCAGATATATTACTCTGACAAATATGACGATGAGAAATTCGAGTATAG GCACGTGATGCTGCCCAAGGACATTGCCAAGCGTGTGCCCAAGACCCATCTGATGTCAGAGACTGAGTGGAGGAACCTGGGCGTCCAGCAGAGTCAAGGCTGGATACACTACATGATCCATCAACCAG aGCCCCACATCTTGCTTTTCCGTCGTCCACTGCCCGCAGCCTGA